One part of the Caproiciproducens sp. CPB-2 genome encodes these proteins:
- a CDS encoding acyltransferase → MPQFVKNGVNVNGKEDFFVHPSACVDDGAKIGNGTKVWHFCHIGGGSQIGENCSIGQNVFVAPGVKIGSFCKIQNNVSIYEGVELSDYVFCGPSMVFTNVQRPRCKYPQRGAAFYAHTPIGEGASIGANATIVCGHRIGKNAFIAAGSVVTKDVPDHAVMMGNPARQHGWACECGEKLSGDLVCPKCGKTYVQAENGLQEETK, encoded by the coding sequence TTGCCGCAGTTTGTAAAGAATGGTGTTAATGTGAACGGCAAGGAAGATTTTTTTGTACATCCCAGCGCGTGTGTGGATGACGGCGCGAAAATTGGAAACGGTACGAAAGTATGGCATTTTTGCCACATCGGCGGCGGTTCCCAAATCGGCGAAAACTGCTCCATCGGGCAGAATGTGTTTGTGGCCCCGGGGGTAAAGATCGGCAGTTTCTGCAAAATCCAGAACAACGTATCCATTTATGAGGGCGTGGAGCTGAGCGACTATGTGTTCTGCGGGCCATCCATGGTGTTTACCAATGTGCAGCGCCCGCGCTGCAAATATCCCCAGCGCGGCGCGGCCTTTTACGCCCATACCCCCATTGGGGAGGGCGCCAGCATCGGCGCGAACGCCACCATCGTCTGCGGCCACAGAATCGGAAAAAACGCGTTTATCGCGGCCGGCAGCGTCGTGACAAAGGACGTTCCCGACCATGCGGTCATGATGGGCAATCCCGCCCGTCAGCACGGATGGGCCTGTGAGTGCGGGGAGAAACTGAGCGGGGATTTGGTCTGCCCAAAATGCGGGAAAACATATGTGCAGGCCGAAAACGGCCTTCAGGAGGAAACAAAATAA
- a CDS encoding DegT/DnrJ/EryC1/StrS family aminotransferase, translated as MEKIAFNDLGAQYRHLKDEIDRGIADVIGGCHFISGPQTEELEKELCSYTGRKYCVSTSNGTDALLMPLMAKGIGEGDAVFVPAFTFFATAEVASFLGATPVFCDVDEDTFNMDPESLEKQIKRVLEEGRLKPKAVIAVDLFGQPADFTNIEPLCKKYGLFLMEDAAQGFGGAIGSRKACSFGDVSATSFFPAKALGCYGDGGAVFTDDEEMYRLLVSIRVHGKGSFKYENVRIGLNARLDTLQAAILLPKLHEFDKETQHRNWAASRYAELLKGKFRVPVLKDGFFSSYGYYTLKAESEEQRSKLTDALKAAGVPTMIYYPLPLHLQKVYAPLGYREGDLPVSEKLSKTVFSLPMHGYITEEVIDYICTTLQNI; from the coding sequence ATGGAAAAGATTGCTTTTAACGACCTTGGCGCGCAATACCGCCATTTAAAGGACGAAATTGATAGAGGCATTGCCGATGTGATCGGCGGCTGCCATTTTATTTCCGGTCCCCAGACGGAGGAACTGGAAAAAGAGCTTTGCAGCTATACGGGGCGCAAATACTGCGTCAGCACCAGCAACGGCACCGACGCGCTTCTGATGCCGCTGATGGCGAAGGGGATCGGCGAGGGCGACGCTGTGTTTGTTCCGGCGTTCACCTTTTTCGCTACGGCGGAAGTAGCCAGCTTTTTAGGGGCGACCCCCGTTTTCTGCGATGTGGACGAAGATACTTTCAACATGGATCCCGAATCCCTTGAAAAACAGATTAAAAGGGTGCTGGAAGAGGGCAGACTAAAGCCAAAGGCCGTGATCGCGGTCGACCTGTTCGGCCAGCCCGCCGATTTTACAAATATAGAGCCGCTTTGCAAAAAGTACGGCCTTTTCCTGATGGAGGACGCGGCACAGGGGTTCGGCGGCGCGATCGGCTCCAGGAAGGCCTGCAGCTTCGGCGACGTTTCCGCGACGAGCTTTTTCCCGGCAAAGGCGCTCGGCTGCTACGGCGACGGCGGCGCGGTCTTTACGGACGACGAAGAGATGTATCGGCTGCTTGTCTCCATCCGCGTACACGGCAAGGGTTCTTTTAAATATGAAAATGTGCGTATCGGTTTGAACGCAAGGCTGGACACCCTGCAGGCGGCCATTCTGCTGCCGAAGCTTCACGAGTTTGACAAGGAGACGCAGCACCGCAACTGGGCCGCTTCCCGCTATGCCGAGCTTCTGAAAGGCAAATTCCGGGTGCCGGTCTTAAAGGACGGATTTTTCTCCAGCTATGGATATTATACGCTGAAAGCGGAAAGCGAAGAGCAGCGTTCAAAGCTGACAGACGCCCTGAAGGCGGCGGGGGTCCCCACCATGATTTATTACCCCCTGCCTTTGCATCTGCAGAAGGTGTACGCGCCGCTCGGCTACCGGGAGGGCGATCTGCCCGTGAGCGAAAAGCTCAGTAAAACGGTTTTCAGCCTGCCGATGCACGGCTATATCACAGAAGAAGTTATCGATTATATTTGCACGACGCTGCAAAATATCTGA
- a CDS encoding nucleotide sugar dehydrogenase has product MSNVKTELLNKIQDKSAVVGIVGLGYVGLPLAVEFAKAGYRTIGFDVQSQKVDSVNAGRNYIGDIVGDTLKHVVESGALSATSDFSFIKGVDAVAIAVPTPLDKYQQPDISYVKGSTESVAKYLHKGMVIILESTTYPGTTEELLKPILEASGLKCGEDFYLAFSPERVDPGNKQYKTKNTPKVVGGVGKDGTEVAAALYRNVLEGGVYEVSSPAVAEMEKLLENTYRNINIGLANEMAIICNRMGINVWDVIDAAKTKPYGFQAFYPGPGLGGHCIPLDPFYLAWKAREFDYHTRLIETSGEINTGMPEYVVDRAMKVLNRNKTAMNGAKVLVLGVAYKSDIDDYRESPALNVIEHLVKEGADTTYYDPYIPEYRHKGVTYTGAKELTDDLLRSADIVIICTAHACFDYDRIQKLSKEVFDTRNAMKDVKDRSNIELL; this is encoded by the coding sequence ATGTCAAACGTGAAAACTGAGTTATTGAATAAAATTCAGGACAAGTCCGCCGTTGTCGGTATTGTCGGCCTGGGGTATGTCGGACTTCCCCTCGCCGTGGAATTTGCAAAGGCCGGCTACCGGACCATCGGCTTTGACGTTCAGTCCCAAAAGGTCGATTCCGTCAATGCGGGCCGGAATTATATCGGCGATATTGTGGGCGATACGCTCAAGCACGTGGTCGAAAGCGGAGCCCTTTCCGCGACCAGCGATTTTTCCTTCATCAAGGGCGTGGACGCGGTGGCGATCGCCGTTCCCACTCCGCTGGACAAGTACCAGCAGCCGGATATCAGCTATGTGAAGGGTTCCACGGAATCCGTTGCCAAATACCTGCATAAGGGCATGGTGATCATTCTCGAATCCACCACCTATCCGGGGACCACGGAGGAGCTTTTAAAGCCGATCCTTGAGGCAAGCGGCCTCAAATGCGGCGAGGATTTTTACCTTGCCTTCTCGCCGGAGCGCGTGGATCCGGGCAACAAGCAGTATAAGACGAAAAATACCCCGAAGGTCGTCGGCGGCGTCGGAAAAGACGGCACGGAGGTTGCCGCCGCGCTGTACCGTAATGTGCTGGAGGGCGGCGTATACGAGGTTTCCTCCCCGGCCGTTGCCGAAATGGAAAAGCTCCTCGAAAACACCTACCGCAACATCAATATCGGCCTTGCAAACGAGATGGCGATCATCTGCAACCGCATGGGCATCAATGTCTGGGACGTGATCGACGCGGCCAAAACAAAGCCGTACGGCTTTCAGGCGTTTTATCCGGGACCGGGACTCGGCGGACACTGCATTCCGCTCGACCCGTTTTACCTTGCCTGGAAGGCCCGCGAGTTCGACTACCACACCCGCCTGATCGAGACCTCCGGCGAAATCAATACCGGCATGCCCGAGTATGTCGTCGACCGCGCCATGAAGGTCCTCAACCGCAATAAGACCGCGATGAACGGCGCCAAGGTGCTCGTTCTCGGCGTCGCCTATAAATCGGATATCGACGATTACCGCGAAAGCCCGGCGCTGAACGTCATCGAGCACCTCGTCAAAGAGGGCGCGGACACCACTTACTATGACCCGTATATTCCGGAATACCGGCACAAGGGCGTTACCTACACCGGCGCGAAGGAGCTGACGGACGACCTGCTGAGAAGCGCGGATATCGTCATCATCTGCACGGCGCACGCCTGCTTTGACTATGACAGGATCCAAAAGCTCTCCAAAGAGGTTTTTGATACCAGAAACGCCATGAAGGATGTAAAAGACCGTTCCAATATTGAGCTTTTATAA
- a CDS encoding Gfo/Idh/MocA family protein, which produces MKKLRFALIGCGRISKNHIAAAIANAETMDLAVVCDPVLENAEKKANDYLEATGVKPAVYADYKKALDEREIDCCAIATESGYHAEIALYCIRLGKHVLIEKPMALSTADAEQMIREAKEKGVALGVCHQNRFNAPIQELHRAIGDGRFGKLVSGTACVFWNRGMPYYEQAPWRGTWEQDGGTLMNQCIHDIDLLQWNLGGEPETIMAMTGNYLRDIHAEDFGAILIRFKNGAIGLVEGTTCVYPKNLEETLTILGGTGTAVIGGIAVNRVETWNFETPAEQDSRIAALAGTDPKDVYGSGHNLLYADYIRAVNTHTDPLVSGEEGIKAMKIILAAYKSQKTGQAVPFEGLSFSTLDMDDSDVRCR; this is translated from the coding sequence ATGAAGAAGCTTCGTTTTGCTTTGATCGGCTGCGGCCGCATTTCAAAAAATCATATCGCCGCGGCGATTGCAAACGCCGAAACCATGGATTTGGCTGTGGTCTGTGACCCGGTGCTGGAAAACGCCGAGAAAAAAGCAAATGATTATCTGGAGGCGACCGGCGTCAAACCGGCTGTTTACGCGGACTATAAAAAGGCGCTGGACGAGCGGGAGATCGACTGCTGCGCCATTGCCACGGAGAGCGGCTATCACGCGGAAATCGCGCTGTACTGCATCCGCCTCGGCAAGCATGTCCTGATTGAAAAGCCAATGGCGCTGAGCACCGCCGACGCGGAGCAGATGATCCGTGAGGCGAAGGAAAAGGGCGTTGCACTCGGCGTCTGCCACCAGAACCGCTTCAACGCGCCGATTCAGGAGCTCCACAGGGCGATCGGGGACGGGCGCTTCGGCAAGCTGGTCAGCGGAACGGCCTGCGTTTTCTGGAACCGCGGGATGCCGTATTACGAGCAGGCCCCGTGGCGCGGCACCTGGGAACAGGACGGCGGCACGCTGATGAACCAGTGCATCCATGATATCGACCTTCTTCAGTGGAACCTCGGCGGCGAACCCGAGACCATTATGGCTATGACCGGAAATTACCTGCGCGACATTCACGCCGAGGATTTCGGCGCCATCCTGATCCGCTTCAAAAACGGCGCGATCGGCCTTGTGGAAGGCACCACCTGCGTATACCCAAAAAATCTGGAGGAAACGCTGACCATTCTGGGCGGCACGGGCACCGCGGTCATCGGGGGGATTGCCGTCAACCGTGTGGAAACCTGGAACTTTGAGACCCCGGCGGAACAGGATTCCCGCATTGCCGCGCTGGCCGGCACGGACCCGAAGGATGTTTACGGAAGCGGCCACAATCTGCTTTACGCCGATTATATCCGTGCGGTCAACACGCACACCGACCCGCTTGTGAGCGGCGAAGAGGGAATCAAGGCCATGAAGATTATTCTGGCCGCCTACAAGTCCCAGAAAACAGGTCAGGCGGTTCCGTTTGAGGGCCTGAGCTTCTCCACGCTCGACATGGACGATTCCGACGTCCGCTGCCGCTGA
- the wecB gene encoding non-hydrolyzing UDP-N-acetylglucosamine 2-epimerase → MKIVTVVGARPQFVKASVVSAALKPVCTEVLVHTGQHYDRNMSDVFFEELSIPRPAYNLGVGSGSHGHQTGEMLMKIEDVLLEEKPDILLVYGDTNSTLAGALAASKLHIPVAHVEAGLRSYNMRMPEEQNRVLTDHISRWLFCPTKTAADNLKKEGVTAGVSVCGDVMLDSVLHFLQVAKNNPSKTAIFAQLGIEPKNYRLATLHRAETTDGGLDAIIAIFKAFEQLPQLVVLPIHPRTRPLAQEAIEKCGFRNIKLIDPVGYLEMLLLTSNACQVMTDSGGLQKEAWFMKVPCITLRGETEWVETLEGNWNVLSALTTEDIYRKAMHTVVDEAAHEQMPFGDGNASKKIADALSREMGGRP, encoded by the coding sequence ATGAAAATTGTAACCGTAGTCGGCGCAAGGCCGCAGTTTGTCAAGGCGTCGGTGGTATCGGCGGCGCTGAAGCCGGTCTGCACAGAGGTGCTGGTCCATACCGGCCAGCACTATGACCGCAATATGTCGGACGTGTTCTTTGAGGAGCTTTCCATTCCCAGGCCGGCTTACAACCTGGGGGTCGGTTCCGGCTCCCACGGGCACCAGACCGGCGAAATGCTGATGAAAATCGAAGACGTCCTTCTGGAAGAAAAGCCGGATATCCTGCTCGTTTACGGCGATACCAACTCCACGCTGGCGGGCGCTTTGGCCGCGTCCAAGCTGCACATTCCGGTCGCCCATGTGGAAGCCGGGCTCCGCTCCTACAACATGCGCATGCCCGAGGAGCAGAACCGTGTTCTGACCGACCATATTTCCAGATGGCTTTTCTGCCCGACGAAGACCGCGGCGGACAACCTGAAAAAAGAGGGCGTTACCGCCGGCGTTTCCGTCTGCGGGGACGTGATGCTGGATTCCGTGTTGCATTTTCTGCAGGTTGCGAAAAACAATCCGTCCAAAACCGCCATTTTCGCCCAGCTCGGCATCGAGCCGAAAAACTACCGCCTTGCCACTCTGCACCGCGCGGAAACGACCGACGGCGGGCTTGACGCGATCATTGCGATCTTCAAGGCCTTCGAGCAGCTTCCGCAGCTGGTCGTGCTGCCGATTCACCCAAGGACAAGGCCGCTCGCGCAGGAAGCGATTGAAAAGTGCGGATTCCGGAATATCAAACTGATCGATCCGGTCGGCTATCTGGAAATGCTGCTTCTGACCTCCAACGCCTGTCAGGTCATGACCGATTCGGGCGGCCTGCAGAAAGAGGCGTGGTTTATGAAGGTGCCGTGCATTACGCTGCGCGGGGAAACCGAATGGGTGGAGACGCTCGAAGGAAACTGGAATGTGCTTTCCGCGCTCACCACGGAGGACATTTACCGGAAGGCGATGCACACCGTCGTGGACGAGGCCGCGCACGAACAGATGCCGTTCGGCGACGGTAACGCGTCGAAGAAGATCGCGGATGCTCTGTCACGGGAAATGGGCGGGCGTCCGTAA
- a CDS encoding glycosyltransferase family 4 protein, with the protein MNIIYINHYAGSDRHGMEFRPYFMAKRWASAGHNVTIVASSYSHLRTVNPDLQGKKTMEETLDGVRYFWIEGPEYHGNGVGRIRNMLSFLHGLYRYADQIAAQGKPDAVIASSTYPLDIYPAHRLSKKYGAMLIYEVHDLWPLSPIELGGMSPRHPYIMLMQAAENYCYKNSDYVVSLLPNAKEHMVEHGLKPEKYICIPNGIVKADWEKPMADPPVYYELLKQFHDEGYFLIGYTGAHGIANALDSFVQAGEKLRGKKIKLIMVGPGPERERLAQQVIDRNLRDVVEMLQPVRRDQIPELLSQMDALYVGLQRQPLFRFGVSPNKLMDYMMAAKPVIFAIEAGNDMVKDAKCGISIPPEDSSAIAKAAKKLAGLSKEELNTMGRRGREYILRNNEYDVLSQKFLDVFSMPYEPKTK; encoded by the coding sequence ATGAATATCATTTATATCAATCACTACGCCGGTTCCGATCGGCACGGAATGGAGTTCCGCCCGTATTTTATGGCGAAGCGCTGGGCCTCCGCCGGTCACAATGTGACGATTGTCGCCAGCTCCTATTCCCATCTGCGCACCGTGAACCCGGATCTGCAGGGGAAAAAGACGATGGAGGAAACGCTGGACGGCGTCCGCTATTTCTGGATTGAGGGCCCCGAGTACCACGGCAACGGCGTGGGGCGAATCAGAAATATGCTGTCCTTTCTGCACGGCCTTTATCGATACGCCGATCAGATCGCCGCGCAGGGAAAGCCCGACGCGGTCATTGCGTCTTCCACGTATCCGCTGGACATCTATCCCGCGCACCGGCTCTCAAAAAAATACGGGGCAATGCTGATTTACGAGGTGCACGACCTCTGGCCGCTCAGCCCGATCGAGCTCGGCGGCATGAGCCCGCGCCACCCCTATATCATGCTGATGCAGGCGGCGGAAAATTACTGCTATAAAAACAGCGACTATGTCGTTTCGCTTCTGCCGAACGCGAAGGAACATATGGTGGAGCACGGCTTGAAGCCGGAAAAATACATCTGTATCCCCAACGGGATCGTCAAAGCCGACTGGGAAAAGCCGATGGCGGATCCGCCGGTATATTACGAGCTGCTGAAGCAGTTCCATGACGAAGGATATTTCCTGATCGGCTACACCGGCGCGCACGGAATCGCCAACGCGCTGGACAGTTTTGTCCAGGCGGGGGAGAAGCTCCGCGGCAAAAAAATCAAGCTGATTATGGTCGGCCCCGGCCCGGAACGCGAGCGCCTCGCTCAGCAGGTAATCGACAGGAACCTGCGCGATGTCGTGGAGATGCTGCAGCCGGTCAGGCGCGACCAGATTCCGGAGCTGCTAAGTCAGATGGACGCCCTTTACGTCGGGCTGCAGCGGCAGCCGCTGTTCCGTTTCGGGGTCAGCCCGAACAAGCTGATGGACTATATGATGGCCGCAAAGCCGGTCATTTTCGCGATTGAAGCCGGAAACGACATGGTGAAGGACGCCAAATGCGGAATTTCCATTCCGCCGGAGGACAGCTCGGCCATCGCGAAGGCGGCGAAGAAGCTTGCCGGCCTTTCCAAAGAAGAGCTGAACACCATGGGCCGCCGCGGCAGGGAATACATCCTGCGGAACAATGAGTATGACGTGCTGTCGCAGAAATTCCTCGACGTATTTTCCATGCCCTATGAACCCAAAACAAAATAG
- a CDS encoding uracil-DNA glycosylase encodes MFDNWEELKSACLECRKCDLCTGRTNVVFGVGNEKASVLLIGEGPGENEDLQGEPFVGRSGQLLDKMLDAVDLDRHKNIYIANIVKCRPPQNRDPLPEEQELCIGWLRNQVALIRPKIIVCLGRIAAMKIIKPDIKITREHGIFFERNGVLMMATLHPAALLRNPSSKPDAFDDFIKLRDKIKELGL; translated from the coding sequence TTGTTTGATAACTGGGAAGAACTGAAATCCGCTTGTCTGGAATGCCGCAAATGCGATCTGTGCACCGGGCGGACCAACGTTGTGTTCGGTGTCGGAAACGAGAAAGCCAGCGTGCTGCTGATCGGAGAAGGCCCCGGCGAAAACGAGGATTTGCAGGGGGAACCGTTTGTAGGCCGGAGCGGGCAGCTGCTTGACAAAATGCTGGATGCCGTCGACCTTGACCGGCACAAAAATATTTACATCGCGAATATCGTCAAATGCAGGCCGCCGCAGAACCGCGACCCGCTTCCGGAAGAGCAGGAGCTGTGCATCGGCTGGCTGCGCAACCAGGTGGCGCTGATCCGCCCGAAAATCATTGTCTGCCTCGGCCGCATCGCCGCCATGAAGATCATCAAGCCGGACATCAAAATCACCAGGGAACACGGTATTTTCTTTGAACGGAACGGCGTTCTGATGATGGCCACGCTCCACCCCGCTGCGCTTCTGCGCAACCCAAGCAGCAAACCCGACGCGTTTGACGATTTCATCAAGCTGCGCGACAAAATCAAAGAGCTCGGACTATAA
- a CDS encoding OmpA/MotB family protein yields MPEDEKYFDMDEPEGGDDDEAPAWLTSYSDMMTDLLAIFVILFSFAMMAVSQQNYSIRTELEKSKQAAAGNASVAQETVSGTASQAENQAANNDFDEIYESIQKKINQSGYSESILLEKGEGFIKFRFKDNVLFYPDSPTMRESSFDILQYMGGLLLSVDDQIGSIEISGHTAMAGDESQNNYFAWELSSDRAIAVLKFFSSKCDLPQSKMIVSGYSYYHPVAGNEVEEGRSQNRRVEVKINRTGSSGDKMASSADELN; encoded by the coding sequence ATGCCGGAGGATGAAAAATATTTCGATATGGACGAACCGGAAGGCGGAGATGATGATGAAGCTCCCGCTTGGCTGACCAGTTACAGCGACATGATGACCGACCTGCTGGCGATTTTTGTAATCCTGTTTTCCTTCGCCATGATGGCCGTATCTCAGCAAAACTACAGCATCAGGACTGAATTGGAAAAGAGCAAACAGGCTGCCGCCGGCAACGCATCCGTTGCTCAGGAGACGGTAAGCGGGACAGCAAGCCAAGCGGAAAATCAAGCGGCGAATAATGATTTTGATGAGATTTATGAATCCATTCAGAAAAAAATCAATCAAAGCGGTTACTCCGAATCTATTTTGCTTGAAAAAGGCGAGGGATTTATTAAATTCCGTTTTAAGGACAACGTGCTGTTCTATCCGGACAGCCCCACTATGAGAGAATCCAGCTTCGATATCCTTCAATATATGGGCGGTCTTCTTTTGAGCGTGGACGACCAGATCGGTTCCATAGAGATCAGCGGACATACCGCCATGGCGGGAGATGAGTCCCAGAACAACTACTTTGCGTGGGAGCTTTCGTCCGACCGCGCCATTGCGGTACTGAAATTCTTTTCCAGCAAATGCGATCTTCCCCAATCCAAAATGATTGTTTCGGGGTATTCATATTACCATCCGGTAGCCGGCAACGAAGTGGAGGAAGGACGGTCACAGAACCGGCGCGTGGAAGTAAAGATCAACCGGACGGGATCCTCCGGGGATAAAATGGCAAGCTCCGCCGATGAACTCAATTAA
- a CDS encoding motility protein A, with product MKKSFKKVQYDFVKDIQTIVSLSEIARSKGLLALEDAAPKYADDEFLQKGILLIADGVGEDVLKKALRSEIYFAKKRHQDGHAMLDMIASTSTSLGLLGTYIGLIPMLENLEDPTKLGPLMAIELVTSFYGAFIAYVVFMPMSKRLKVMSADEALRKEFLLEGLTSIMEGKNPRTIQENMISCLTKKDVKKMGSVSKQIHELKMKGVA from the coding sequence ATGAAAAAATCTTTCAAAAAAGTGCAGTATGATTTTGTAAAAGACATTCAGACGATCGTGTCACTCAGCGAGATTGCCAGAAGCAAAGGGCTTCTGGCCCTTGAAGACGCTGCCCCCAAGTATGCCGACGACGAGTTCCTTCAGAAGGGGATCCTGCTGATCGCGGACGGCGTCGGCGAGGATGTGCTCAAAAAAGCCCTCCGGTCGGAAATCTATTTCGCTAAGAAAAGGCATCAGGACGGGCACGCCATGCTGGATATGATCGCCTCCACCTCAACCTCCCTGGGCCTTCTCGGAACGTATATCGGCCTGATTCCCATGCTGGAAAACCTGGAGGACCCGACCAAGCTGGGACCTTTGATGGCAATCGAACTGGTTACTTCCTTTTACGGCGCCTTTATCGCCTATGTCGTTTTTATGCCGATGTCAAAAAGGCTCAAGGTGATGAGCGCGGACGAAGCGCTGAGAAAGGAATTTTTGCTCGAGGGGCTGACTTCCATTATGGAAGGAAAAAATCCGAGGACTATCCAGGAAAATATGATTTCCTGCCTGACGAAAAAGGATGTCAAAAAAATGGGCTCGGTCAGTAAGCAGATACATGAACTGAAGATGAAGGGGGTTGCATAA
- a CDS encoding SdpI family protein: MKNKIGKYLYWLAAVFPFLLSAAFYSRLPETMPTHWDIQGNPNGYSSRFFAAFGLPAILLICTVFVNFSISADPKKQNIDRSPQMKLISRWLIVIVANVTQASVIAKVLYKDFNISVLITVLVGIVIAVLGNYLPKCKPNYTVGIKLPWTLASEENWRKTHRLAGFVWIAGGIMIAASAFTPYKWLMIAAVVLLSVIPAAYSYYLYRKGDV, from the coding sequence ATGAAAAATAAAATCGGTAAATATCTGTATTGGCTGGCCGCGGTGTTTCCCTTTCTTCTGTCGGCGGCCTTCTATTCCCGGCTGCCGGAGACGATGCCCACGCACTGGGATATACAGGGAAATCCCAACGGCTATTCCTCCCGCTTTTTCGCCGCGTTCGGGCTTCCCGCCATCCTTCTGATTTGCACGGTATTTGTAAATTTCAGCATTTCCGCCGACCCGAAAAAGCAAAATATCGACCGCTCCCCGCAGATGAAGCTGATCTCCAGATGGCTGATCGTCATCGTCGCCAACGTAACGCAGGCTTCTGTCATTGCGAAAGTGCTGTACAAGGACTTCAATATCAGTGTGCTGATCACCGTCCTCGTCGGTATTGTGATTGCCGTCTTAGGCAACTATCTTCCCAAATGCAAGCCGAATTATACGGTGGGAATCAAGCTGCCGTGGACGCTGGCCAGCGAGGAGAACTGGAGAAAAACGCACCGGTTGGCCGGTTTTGTCTGGATTGCGGGCGGGATTATGATCGCCGCTTCCGCGTTTACTCCCTATAAATGGCTTATGATCGCGGCTGTCGTCCTGCTGAGCGTTATTCCGGCCGCATACTCTTACTACCTCTACCGGAAGGGCGATGTCTGA
- a CDS encoding autorepressor SdpR family transcription factor: MSFPETFKALSDPTRREILNILKGGALPAGEISEHFPMTGATVSHHLAILKDADLITDRKSGKFIYYELNLSVFEEVLNWFQGFLR, translated from the coding sequence GTGTCGTTTCCTGAAACATTTAAGGCTCTTTCCGACCCGACACGCAGGGAAATCCTGAATATTCTGAAGGGCGGGGCGCTGCCCGCCGGGGAAATTTCAGAGCACTTCCCGATGACCGGCGCGACGGTTTCCCATCATCTGGCCATACTGAAGGACGCCGATTTGATTACGGACCGTAAATCCGGCAAATTTATCTACTATGAATTGAATCTGTCCGTCTTTGAAGAGGTCCTGAACTGGTTCCAAGGTTTTCTTAGATAA